The following are encoded together in the Coregonus clupeaformis isolate EN_2021a unplaced genomic scaffold, ASM2061545v1 scaf3444, whole genome shotgun sequence genome:
- the LOC121562525 gene encoding uncharacterized protein LOC121562525 isoform X1, with amino-acid sequence MVHGLIQEITINRQLQSMVGHRSLSQPALPKPALRKLSKDDASELIYNFAQTSVRRLLGQCMGRPMPPSAEMVLDQVIKLMTDVVMDSLTYVSKSTMEDVIVHRSVTLACSSHSDTSNATSDITHGVVADLNATEEFPARSLSPADVKADGMARLPSARGEETKKNRKWRFLPKMHKFPKIMIKLFKTKGEPKSHPKQDALPTKRLRETHISQGK; translated from the exons ATGGTCCATGGTCTCATTCAGGAGATAACCATAAACCGCCAGCTTCAATCCATGGTTGGCCACAGAAGCCTCTCTCAACCAGCGCTGCCTAAACCAGCCCTGAGGAAGCTGTCAAAGGACGATGCCTCAGAGCTCATTTACAACTTTGCCCAGACTTCTGTTAGGAGACTCCTGGGGCAGTGTATGGGAAGGCCTATGCCACCATCGGCTGAAATGGTTTTGGATCAGGTCATCAAGTTGATGACAGACGTGGTGATGGACAGCCTGACTTATGTGTCCAAGTCTACAATGGAGGATG TTATTGTACACAGGTCGGTCACACTAGCGTGCTCTTCTCACTCAGACACCAGCAATGCCACAAGTGACATCactcatggtgttgtagctgaccTTAATGCTACTGAGGAATTCCCTGCCAGGAGCCTTAGCCCGGCTGATGTAAAGGCTGACGGCATGGCCCGTCTTCCCTCTGCCAGAGGAGAAGAGACTAAGAAGAACAGGAAGTGGCGTTTCCTACCGAAAATGCATAAGTTTCCAAAGATCATGATTAAG CTGTTCAAGACAAAAGGGGAACCGAAGAGCCACCCTAAACAGGATGCACTGCCTACCAAACGTCTCAGAGAGACTCATATTTCACAGGGTAAGTGA
- the LOC121562525 gene encoding uncharacterized protein LOC121562525 isoform X2 → MVHGLIQEITINRQLQSMVGHRSLSQPALPKPALRKLSKDDASELIYNFAQTSVRRLLGQCMGRPMPPSAEMVLDQVIKLMTDVVMDSLTYVSKSTMEDDTSNATSDITHGVVADLNATEEFPARSLSPADVKADGMARLPSARGEETKKNRKWRFLPKMHKFPKIMIKLFKTKGEPKSHPKQDALPTKRLRETHISQGK, encoded by the exons ATGGTCCATGGTCTCATTCAGGAGATAACCATAAACCGCCAGCTTCAATCCATGGTTGGCCACAGAAGCCTCTCTCAACCAGCGCTGCCTAAACCAGCCCTGAGGAAGCTGTCAAAGGACGATGCCTCAGAGCTCATTTACAACTTTGCCCAGACTTCTGTTAGGAGACTCCTGGGGCAGTGTATGGGAAGGCCTATGCCACCATCGGCTGAAATGGTTTTGGATCAGGTCATCAAGTTGATGACAGACGTGGTGATGGACAGCCTGACTTATGTGTCCAAGTCTACAATGGAGGATG ACACCAGCAATGCCACAAGTGACATCactcatggtgttgtagctgaccTTAATGCTACTGAGGAATTCCCTGCCAGGAGCCTTAGCCCGGCTGATGTAAAGGCTGACGGCATGGCCCGTCTTCCCTCTGCCAGAGGAGAAGAGACTAAGAAGAACAGGAAGTGGCGTTTCCTACCGAAAATGCATAAGTTTCCAAAGATCATGATTAAG CTGTTCAAGACAAAAGGGGAACCGAAGAGCCACCCTAAACAGGATGCACTGCCTACCAAACGTCTCAGAGAGACTCATATTTCACAGGGTAAGTGA